The Symphalangus syndactylus isolate Jambi chromosome 16, NHGRI_mSymSyn1-v2.1_pri, whole genome shotgun sequence genome has a window encoding:
- the OCIAD1 gene encoding OCIA domain-containing protein 1 isoform X3: MRLFLGCSLSYPAVRSDVISCRKMNGRADFREPNAEVPRPIPHIGPDYIPTEEERRVFAECNDESFWFRSVPLAATSMLITQGLISKGILSSHPKYGSIPKLIFACIMGYFAGKLSYVKTCQEKFKKLENSPLGEALRSGQARRSSPPGHYYQKSKYDSNVSGQSSSVTSPAADNIEMLPHYEPIPFSSSMNESAPTGITDHIVQVKVNKYGDTWDE; this comes from the exons ATGCGTTTATTCCTAGGCTGCTCGCTCTCATACCCCGCAGTGAGGTCTGACGTCATTTCCTGCC GAAAGATGAATGGGAGGGCTGATTTTCGAGAGCCGAATGCAGAGGTTCCAAGACCAATTCCCC ACATAGGGCCTGATTACATTCcaacagaggaagaaaggagagtcTTCGCAGAATGCAATGATGAAAGCTTCTGGTTCAGAT CTGTGCCTTTGGCTGCAACAAGTATGTTGATTACTCAAGGATTAATTAGtaaag GAATACTTTCAAGTCATCCCAAATATGGTTCCATCCCTAAACTTATAT TTGCTTGTATCATGGGATACTTTGCTGGAAAACTTTCTTATGTGAAAACTTGCCAAGAGAAATTCAAGAAACTTGAAAACTCCCCCCTTGGAGAAGCTTTACGATCAGGACAAGCACGACGATCTTCACCACCTGG GCACTATTATCAAAAGTCAAAATATGACTCAAATGTGAGTGGTCAATCATCTTCTGTGACATCCCCAGCAGCAGACAACATAGAAATGCTTCCTCATTATGAGCCAATTCCATTCAGTTCTTCTATGAATGAATCTGCTCCCACTGGTATTACTGATCATATTGTCCAAG
- the OCIAD1 gene encoding OCIA domain-containing protein 1 isoform X1 — MRLFLGCSLSYPAVRSDVISCRKMNGRADFREPNAEVPRPIPHIGPDYIPTEEERRVFAECNDESFWFRSVPLAATSMLITQGLISKGILSSHPKYGSIPKLIFACIMGYFAGKLSYVKTCQEKFKKLENSPLGEALRSGQARRSSPPGHYYQKSKYDSNVSGQSSSVTSPAADNIEMLPHYEPIPFSSSMNESAPTGITDHIVQGPDPNLEESPKRKNITYEELRNKNRESYEVSLTQKTDPSVRPMHERVPKKEVKVNKYGDTWDE; from the exons ATGCGTTTATTCCTAGGCTGCTCGCTCTCATACCCCGCAGTGAGGTCTGACGTCATTTCCTGCC GAAAGATGAATGGGAGGGCTGATTTTCGAGAGCCGAATGCAGAGGTTCCAAGACCAATTCCCC ACATAGGGCCTGATTACATTCcaacagaggaagaaaggagagtcTTCGCAGAATGCAATGATGAAAGCTTCTGGTTCAGAT CTGTGCCTTTGGCTGCAACAAGTATGTTGATTACTCAAGGATTAATTAGtaaag GAATACTTTCAAGTCATCCCAAATATGGTTCCATCCCTAAACTTATAT TTGCTTGTATCATGGGATACTTTGCTGGAAAACTTTCTTATGTGAAAACTTGCCAAGAGAAATTCAAGAAACTTGAAAACTCCCCCCTTGGAGAAGCTTTACGATCAGGACAAGCACGACGATCTTCACCACCTGG GCACTATTATCAAAAGTCAAAATATGACTCAAATGTGAGTGGTCAATCATCTTCTGTGACATCCCCAGCAGCAGACAACATAGAAATGCTTCCTCATTATGAGCCAATTCCATTCAGTTCTTCTATGAATGAATCTGCTCCCACTGGTATTACTGATCATATTGTCCAAG GACCTGATCCCAACCTTGAAGAAagtcctaaaagaaaaaatattacatatgaggaattaaggaataAGAACAGAGAGTCATATGAAGTATCTTTAACACAAAAGACTGACCCCTCAGTCAGGCCTATGCATGAAAGAGTGCCAAAAAAAGAAG
- the OCIAD1 gene encoding OCIA domain-containing protein 1 isoform X5, which yields MNGRADFREPNAEVPRPIPHIGPDYIPTEEERRVFAECNDESFWFRSVPLAATSMLITQGLISKGILSSHPKYGSIPKLIFACIMGYFAGKLSYVKTCQEKFKKLENSPLGEALRSGQARRSSPPGHYYQKSKYDSNVSGQSSSVTSPAADNIEMLPHYEPIPFSSSMNESAPTGITDHIVQVKVNKYGDTWDE from the exons ATGAATGGGAGGGCTGATTTTCGAGAGCCGAATGCAGAGGTTCCAAGACCAATTCCCC ACATAGGGCCTGATTACATTCcaacagaggaagaaaggagagtcTTCGCAGAATGCAATGATGAAAGCTTCTGGTTCAGAT CTGTGCCTTTGGCTGCAACAAGTATGTTGATTACTCAAGGATTAATTAGtaaag GAATACTTTCAAGTCATCCCAAATATGGTTCCATCCCTAAACTTATAT TTGCTTGTATCATGGGATACTTTGCTGGAAAACTTTCTTATGTGAAAACTTGCCAAGAGAAATTCAAGAAACTTGAAAACTCCCCCCTTGGAGAAGCTTTACGATCAGGACAAGCACGACGATCTTCACCACCTGG GCACTATTATCAAAAGTCAAAATATGACTCAAATGTGAGTGGTCAATCATCTTCTGTGACATCCCCAGCAGCAGACAACATAGAAATGCTTCCTCATTATGAGCCAATTCCATTCAGTTCTTCTATGAATGAATCTGCTCCCACTGGTATTACTGATCATATTGTCCAAG
- the OCIAD1 gene encoding OCIA domain-containing protein 1 isoform X2, giving the protein MNGRADFREPNAEVPRPIPHIGPDYIPTEEERRVFAECNDESFWFRSVPLAATSMLITQGLISKGILSSHPKYGSIPKLIFACIMGYFAGKLSYVKTCQEKFKKLENSPLGEALRSGQARRSSPPGHYYQKSKYDSNVSGQSSSVTSPAADNIEMLPHYEPIPFSSSMNESAPTGITDHIVQGPDPNLEESPKRKNITYEELRNKNRESYEVSLTQKTDPSVRPMHERVPKKEVKVNKYGDTWDE; this is encoded by the exons ATGAATGGGAGGGCTGATTTTCGAGAGCCGAATGCAGAGGTTCCAAGACCAATTCCCC ACATAGGGCCTGATTACATTCcaacagaggaagaaaggagagtcTTCGCAGAATGCAATGATGAAAGCTTCTGGTTCAGAT CTGTGCCTTTGGCTGCAACAAGTATGTTGATTACTCAAGGATTAATTAGtaaag GAATACTTTCAAGTCATCCCAAATATGGTTCCATCCCTAAACTTATAT TTGCTTGTATCATGGGATACTTTGCTGGAAAACTTTCTTATGTGAAAACTTGCCAAGAGAAATTCAAGAAACTTGAAAACTCCCCCCTTGGAGAAGCTTTACGATCAGGACAAGCACGACGATCTTCACCACCTGG GCACTATTATCAAAAGTCAAAATATGACTCAAATGTGAGTGGTCAATCATCTTCTGTGACATCCCCAGCAGCAGACAACATAGAAATGCTTCCTCATTATGAGCCAATTCCATTCAGTTCTTCTATGAATGAATCTGCTCCCACTGGTATTACTGATCATATTGTCCAAG GACCTGATCCCAACCTTGAAGAAagtcctaaaagaaaaaatattacatatgaggaattaaggaataAGAACAGAGAGTCATATGAAGTATCTTTAACACAAAAGACTGACCCCTCAGTCAGGCCTATGCATGAAAGAGTGCCAAAAAAAGAAG
- the OCIAD1 gene encoding OCIA domain-containing protein 1 isoform X4 — MNGRADFREPNAEVPRPIPHIGPDYIPTEEERRVFAECNDESFWFRSVPLAATSMLITQGLISKGILSSHPKYGSIPKLIFACIMGYFAGKLSYVKTCQEKFKKLENSPLGEALRSGQARRSSPPGHYYQKSKYDSNVSGQSSSVTSPAADNIEMLPHYEPIPFSSSMNESAPTGITDHIVQGRNFS, encoded by the exons ATGAATGGGAGGGCTGATTTTCGAGAGCCGAATGCAGAGGTTCCAAGACCAATTCCCC ACATAGGGCCTGATTACATTCcaacagaggaagaaaggagagtcTTCGCAGAATGCAATGATGAAAGCTTCTGGTTCAGAT CTGTGCCTTTGGCTGCAACAAGTATGTTGATTACTCAAGGATTAATTAGtaaag GAATACTTTCAAGTCATCCCAAATATGGTTCCATCCCTAAACTTATAT TTGCTTGTATCATGGGATACTTTGCTGGAAAACTTTCTTATGTGAAAACTTGCCAAGAGAAATTCAAGAAACTTGAAAACTCCCCCCTTGGAGAAGCTTTACGATCAGGACAAGCACGACGATCTTCACCACCTGG GCACTATTATCAAAAGTCAAAATATGACTCAAATGTGAGTGGTCAATCATCTTCTGTGACATCCCCAGCAGCAGACAACATAGAAATGCTTCCTCATTATGAGCCAATTCCATTCAGTTCTTCTATGAATGAATCTGCTCCCACTGGTATTACTGATCATATTGTCCAAGGTAGAAACTTCTCTTGA